Within Oncorhynchus keta strain PuntledgeMale-10-30-2019 chromosome 3, Oket_V2, whole genome shotgun sequence, the genomic segment GCAGGAACAATAGAACACACGATAGAGAGCTGTAGTGGGTCGTCGTGACACAATCACAGAGAaagggtgaaggagggagagacaccgGATTGGACGAGGAGAGACGGGATAGATGTATTGTACGTGTAGCCTTGTGGAATAAGCTGGGCAGCCAAGCCATGGGAACCTGTAGATGTAAAACCGTAGCAAATAAAATGAGGAAAGAGCCTGACATGTCTCCCTGGCTTATAGAGGCAAAGAGGAGCATCCGGCAATAACACCACAGCCGGCCACCCCCTCCACAAGAGACGAAGGGCGCCCAAGAGCCAAGTGAACAGCAGCTCAGACTGCACCAGACGGAGGTCTTTCAGAAACACACACTTACTCTAGCAGACCTGTGGTGCAGAAGTCTGTAGGCTGTCTAAAGCTGTGTGGGAATAGGTCTGTCACAGCCATTCTAAAGCTGTGTGGGAATAGGTCTGTCACAGCCATTCTAAAGCTGTGTGGGAATAGGTCTGTCACAGCCATTCTAAAGCTGTGTTGGGAATAGGTCTGTCACAGCCATTCTAAAGCTGTGTGGGAATAGGTCTGTCACAGCCATTCTAAAGCTGTGTGGGAATAGGTCTGTCACAGCCATTCTAAAGCTGTGTGGGAATAGGTCTGTCACAGCCATTCTAAAGCTGTGTGGGAATAGGTCTGTCACAGCCATTCTAAAGCTGTGTGGGAATAGGTCTGTCACAGCCATTCTAAAGCTGTGTGGGAATAGGTCTGTCACAGCCATTCTAAAGCTGTGTGGGAATAGGTCTGTCACAGCCATTCTAAAGCTGTGTGGGAATAGGTCTATCACAGCCATTCTAAAGCTGTGTGGGAATAGGTCTGTCACAGCCATTCTAAAGCTGTGTGGGAATAGGTCTGTCACAGCCATTCTAAAGCTGTGTGGGAATAGGTCTGTCACAGCCATTCTAAAGCTGTCGGTCAGAGAGAGAGCCAATGTTGTTCAGTGTATTCGAAAGGTATTCAACCCCCTtaaatttttccacattttgttaagccacagccttattgtaaaatggattaCATCGTTTTATTCTTCccctcaatctgcacacaataccccatattgacaaagcaaaaacagttaagAAATGCTTGCAAATGGTCAAATAAAaactcacatttacataagtattcagactctttactcagtactttgttgaagcacttttggcagcgattacatcctcgagtcttcttgggtatgacgctacaagcttggcacacctgtatttggggagtttctccaattcttctctgcagatcctttccaggttggatggggttcagggtcaatcaaatgtatttataaagcccttcttacatcagctgatgtcacaaagtgctgtacagaaacccagcctaaaaccccaaacagcaagcaatgcaggtgcagaagcacggtggctcggaaaaaaACCCTAGtaaggccggaacctaggaagaaacctagagaggaaccaggatatgaggggtggccagtcctcttctggcagtgccgggtggagattataacataacatgggcaagatgttcaaatgttcatagatgaccagcagggtcaaataataataatcacgggtcaagtccgggctctggctgggccactcaagggcattcagagatttgtaccgaagccactcctgcgttgtcttggctgtgtgcttagggtcgttgtcctgttggaaggtgaaccttcaccccagtctgaggttctgagtgctctgaagcaggttttcatcaaggatctctctgtacttggctctgttcatctttccctcaatcctaataagtctcccagtccctactgctaataagcatccccacagcatgatgctgccaccaccatgcttcaccgtagggatggtgccaggtttcctccagacatgacacttggcattcaggtcaaataatgaaatcttgtttctcatggtcagagttctttaggtgccttttggtaaactccaagcaggctgtcatgtgccttttactgaggagtggcttccgtctggccactctaccataaaggcctgattgctggAATGCTGAGGAGATggtctctcatctccacagaggaactatggagctctgtcagagtgaccatcaggttcttggtcacctccctgaccaagacccttcctccccgattgctcagtttggccgggcggccagctctaggaaaagtcttggtggttccaaacttcttccatttaagaatgatggaggccactgtgttcttggggacctttcaATTCTGCAGAATtcatttggtacccttccccagatctgtgcctcggagCAGATGAGACACAGTTGGCTGCTTTGGGAACCATGCCAATAAAGGACAGAGGATCACTGGGTATTTAACTGTTTTTATCACATTTATCAACTTATTTTTATACAAatgtgacagacagacatcacacttTCTCATAATTACATTCATATCTTTGTTCCTCCTCAACATAATTGCTCTGTATAGTTTCAGTCCTCGAGCCGTGGATGATGTGATAGGTGTCGGGTTAGTTGATCCCGGGCCAAGCCAGGggtgtcatcagtgaggtgaaaCTTTTAGAATATTATAAAGAATCTGAACACTTCTGTAATGTTGGGCCCTTCTGAACAGACCCCTGGTGAACTTGGCTGGGGATATAGGGCTGGACTGGGTTTAGGTCGTTTTCCTGGGTTGTGCAGCGATGTAGAGGGCCACGAGGCAGTAAAGTGCTCCCCCTACTGTCAGGGCCATGGTGGTGCGGTACAACAGTCGGTCAGGGACACCTCTCTTCAGATGGACTGGAACGCCATCTGATGTCTgaggcagggacagagaaagaggactGTTAAGCACAAATCACACAGGCAGAGTTTTCTTTTACGTGCCTGAACGAGCGTGCTCAGCTGGAAATAGAATACAGGGGAGTGAAAACAGACGTCTGTGAGCGTCAATGGCGTCACGAGCATATAGCGATAAATTGTCCAAAAATAGACTGTCCGTGCACTGTAACATTGAATTGTGACATGTGTAGTTAAAAAGTGTCTACTTAGTGTTGCTAAGTTTGACTGCCAGTGCCAACATTATGTATAGGATAGTGCTTATAATAAACGGTGTAACAATGCATGAATGCAACAAAATTCTATACATTTATCAACTGGATTGTGTTTTTCGCAATTACACATCACGTTATCGATGTAATTTATtgtcagtcatttattgtcaatAGGCTATCACCATTGTAGCTTACAGCCAATTCAATTGATGAAGTTCAAATTAAGTGCATGTTTGGGGAGGGCCTTCTTTCAAATTAATTGAATCAGGTCTAGATATTGAGTGGGTCATTTGTAGAAAAGAATTAGAAGATACTATGCTAAAGTTGTAGTTTAAAATATATTGGGCTGTAGGCTAGGGTTTATCAGTAGAAATAGGCTACCCtgtataacaacaacaaaaacaatggCAGCATATGAGTGTTGATTTCCATCATAGGCATTTAGCCTAGGTGGGCTATGCCTGAAACTGGAGGAACTCCGATTTCGAGAGAGAATACAACTGTTTATTATGGCTGACTTAcgtacaacaagtgtagactttaccacgaaatgcttacttacaggcccttaaccaacagtgcagttcaagaagagttaagaaaatatttatcaagtagactaaaataaaaactaataacaaaaagtaacacaattaGAATAACATTAACGAGGGGGcgccggtaccgagtcagtgtgtgggggtacaggctagttaaggtaacttgtacatgtaggtgaagtgactatgcatagataataaacagcgagtagcagcagggtACAAAAAGgaagggggggtcaatgtaaattgtcccgTCGCAATTGtattcattgttcagcagtcttatggcttgggggtagaagctgttaaggagccttttggtcctagacttggtgctccggtacctcttattttttatttatttcacctttatttaaccaggtaggatagttgagaacaagttctcatttgcaactgcgacctggccaagataaagcatagcagtgtgaacagacaacacagagttacacatggagtaaacaattaacaagtcaataacacagtagaaaaaaaggggagtctatatacaatgtgtgcaaaaggcatgaggaggtaggcgaataattacaatattgcagattaacactggagtgataaatgatcagatgatcatgtacaggtagagatattggtgtgcaaaagagcagaaaagtcgaggatcggtaggatagtcagttttactagggtaagcttggcagcgtgagtgaaggaggctttgttgcggaataggaagccgactcttgatttgattttcgattggagatgtttgatatgggtctggaaggagagtttccagtctagccagacacctaggtacttataggtgtccacatattcaaggtcggaaccatccagtgtggtgatgctagtcaggcagcgatcggttgaaaagcatgcatttggttttactagcgtttaagagcagttagaggccacggaaggggtgttgtatggcattgaagctcgtttggaggttagatagcacagtgtccaatgacgggccgaaagtatatagaatggtgtcgtctgcgtagaggtggatcagggaatcgcccgcagcaagaccaacatcattgatatatacagagaaaagagtcggcccgagaattgaaccctgtggcacccccatagagactgccagaggaccggacagcatgccctccgatttgacacactgaactctgtctgcaaagtaattggtgaaccaggcaaggcagtcatccgaaaaaccgaggctactgagtctgccgataagaatctggtgattgacagagtcgaaagccttggcaaggtcgatgaagacggctgcacagtactgtctttttatagtttcagaaatagagggtccagattgtcaagcccagctgatttatacgggtccaggttttgcagctctttcagaacatctgttatctggatttgggtaaatgagaacctggagaggcttgggcgaggagctgcgggggccggagctgttggccgaggtaggagtagccaggcggaaggcatggccagccgttgagaaatgcttgttgaagttttcgataatcatggatttgtcggtggtgaccgtgttccctagcctcagtgcagtgggcagctgggaggaggtgctcttgttctccatggacttcacagtgtcccagaactttttggagttggagctacaggatgcaaacttctgcctgaagaagctggccttagctttcctgactgactgcgtgtattggttcctgacttccctgaacagttgcatatcgcgggactgttcgatgctattgcagtccgccacaggatgtttttgtgctggtcgagggcagtcaggtctgaagTGAACCacgggctgtatctgttcttagttctgcattttttgaatggagcatgcttatctaaaatggtgaggaagttactcttaaagaatgaccaggcatcctcaactgacgggatgtggtcaatgtccttccaggatacccgggccaggtcgattagaaaggcctgctcacagaagtgttttagggagcgtttgacagtgatgaggggtggtcgtttgactgtggcaccgtagcggatacaggcaacgaggcagtgatcgctgagatcctggttgaagacagcggaggtgtatttggagggccagttggtcaggatgacgtctatgagggtgcccttgcttacagaatTAGGGTTGTAcatggtgggttccttgatgatttgtgtgagattgagggtatctagcttagattgtaggactgccggggtgttaagcatatcccagtttaggtcacctaacagaacaaactctgaagctagatggggggcaatcaattcacaaatggtgtccagggcacagctgggagctgaggggggtcggtagcaggcggcaacagtgagagacttatttctggagagagtaattttcagaattagtagttcgaactatttgggtatggacctggaaagtaagacattactttgcaggctatctctgcagtagactgcaactcctccccctttggcagttctatcttgacggaagatgttatagttgggtatggaaatctctgaatttttggtggccttcctgagccaggattcagacacggcaaggacatcagggttagcagagtgtgctaaagcagtgagtagaacaaacttagggaggaggcttctgatgttgacatgcatgaaaccaaggctttttcgatcacagaagtcaacaaatgagggtgcctggggacatgcagggcctgggtttacctccacatcacccgcggaacagagaaggagtagtatgagcgtgcggctaaaggctatcaaaactggtcgcctagagcgttggggacagagaataagaggagcaggtttctgggcatggtagaatatattcagggcataatgcgcagacaggggtatggtggggtgcgggtacggcggaggtaagcccaggcactgggtgatgatgagagaggttttatctctggacatgctggttgtaatgggtgaggtcaccgcatatgtgggaggtgggacaaaggaggtatcaggggtatgaggagtgggactaggggctccattgtgaactaaaacaatgataactaacctgagcaacagtatacaaggcatattgacatttgagagagacatacagtaatcacaggtgttgaattgggaaagctagctaaaacagtgggtgagacaacagctaatcagctagcataacaacagcaggtaaaatggcattgactaggcaacgggggccgacagataaaacaaacaagcagaatggagtacagtgattaatggacagtccagcgtgcatcagctatgtagccaagtgatcagagtccaggggcagcggtggatggggcaggggggctggactggcgagtgttatccaggttaaaaaaaaactaacaatgactaaatagcttgtagctagttagcttctggaagttcttgagtgtgttctaaaaattaaaaataatagcgattccgtatcacattgggtgaggcaggtttccggaaggtataaacaaattttaaaaatcgggaagagatagaaagtacatatgggccactgcgatgcagacggttagcaggcctgtgctaacaagctaacagattagcaggccggggtaaacaaggtagtagttagcggacctgggctaaacaagctagcagttagcatgccgaattagcaagcaaggagatagcgagggctagagagttagcctttggaggacatcgcgatggggtgagtctgtttattcctcttcatgcagagACATCAATAGACCGGTCGTGGATCTGGGTAtagaagcccaggagtatgctaggaacacaggagctctggccgggctagcttcaagctacgtgggtggaaacgctagccaggagtaatcaacatgggttgcggtttagctcgatagctagttgtgaagatccagctgaaaaaaatgttccgtttgcggagggaatccggggataaaaaataaataggtccgttatgctctggttagcgtcgcgttgttcgaactggcgagagctttccgagctaaaggttagctgatgaccggttagctgaagaccgctagcatagctggtggttagctggctagcttcagttgagggggttcagtaaatataaatactttactatattatttatattattatatattattactttaggaaaagtagctacattgggtgaggcggattgcaggagagtatttggaagcttaggtttagcaaaatgtttttaaatatatgcgaagaaaaatatctaaaacgaaaaagagacgatatttacagaTATTTACAGAGACGATAccacaggacgacttactgctacgccatcttggatcttgccgtgcggtagcagagaaaatggtctataacttgggtgactggagtctctgacaattttatgggttttcctctgacactgcctattgtataggtcctggatggcaggaagcttggaaccattgatgtactgggccgttcgcactaccctctgtagcgccttacggtcagatgccataCCAGGCGTTGTATAacctgtataaccttttgaggatctggggacccatgccaaatcttttcagtctcctgaaggggaaaaggTTTAGAGGATAGAGAAAGGGGGAGTGTGAGAGGAGTGAGTGTACCTGGAACAGTCTCTGGAAGTATGGCACCTTGTTCACCCCTAGGTATTCCACCATGGCCCCTGACTCTGACACCATCTTGGTGGGTGTAGCAAATGTCATGGTGGGAGGCTCTGCTGGCAAACCAGACCTCAGACCCTAGAACAGAACACAGTTTTATCTCAACACCAGAACAAGTTAGGACAACTCCTTGAAGCACCTTTAGACAATTAAAATACCAGGTGCTTGTCAACTCCGTGAGGACAGGAGGGGCGCTGCTAACTAGTTACACAAGCCATTGTCAAGATTAAAAAGTATTAATATTCATAACCCCATTAATACAACTCAAAGAAATACATTTTTCACGTTTAGGCTCGGGCCTCTCGGATACGCTGTTCCGTCAGCCATCGCAGGACCGTTAGTTAATGAAGGTCACTAACGCAGGGTAGCCAGCCTCTCACTGTCCGACTAGGGAACTCCCGGGCTTACCTGCGGACTGTAGGCGGTGGCCGGTGCCGACCCTGTCAACCTCTGGCTGAAACCGCTGAACTTGTAGTATGTCATGATGCCAGATGAAGGACAGGTCAGATGTCGAGTAGTTACTGTTACAAAACACACAGCTTCCCTCGACAAAAACACCCGGCGAAAGGGGTCTTTCCCGAGGCAGCGTCGACGGAAAGTGACGCACTGAGGTGTCTCTGAACTGCCCGTTCAGAAATGCAGCAGCTATTTTCACCCGTTGGCCGAACCACAATCCCAAAGAGTATtgcgtccctttgatattttaagtagaaattgtgcaccaatattacattgaaaaagcctgttatattaaatgaagtgctcTTTAATATAGACGACATCGAGAATGAAATAAATCAGATttgttatatgaataaagacttgctaaagtgccaaaatGCAGAATTCCCTTTGTGCACCCTCGGTGACTTCGAGGAAGATTTCAACTCACATAACCACAATATTTCTGCTAGTTATCACCGttattgtaaagccctagttattttgttgctttgagaaagtaatttctgaagatgattttttattttatgtgATTTACTGATTCACATAGGCTACATCTGTTCCTTTATTTCAAGGGCAGCCCTGTTATGTGAACTGAACTCTCGAtgtaatatggtgaaactattgcTTTTTAAATATTTTTCCAAAATTAACATTGAACATCTAAAAGCCAAATCATAGtttaaaagcaggtgagctggttctactgtTTGGGggcattttctggtgttttgtggtggaaaactgagtgcGTCGAGCATaacacgtcaactctgttaccctTTGATAGAGAGGCTAtaaatgttttaacaatgtaaaaaatatatttaaaaatagtgaagcttgcattcaattgccacaCAACACACTTATATTCCCTTTGTGGCTGATTTACGAGGAaattgtcaaccctgttacagtcaaccctgttatagTCAGCCCTattccagtcaaccctgttacagtcaaccctatTCCAGTCAACTCTGTTATAGTCAGCCTTATTCCAGTCAACCCTgctacagtcaactctgttacagtcagcCCTATTCCAGTCAACCTTGTTACAGTCAACCCTATTCCAGTCAACCCTGCTagagtcaaccctgttacagtcaaccctattccagtcaaccctgttacagtcaaccctattccagtcaaccctgttacagtcagcCCTATTCCAGTCAGCCCTATTCCAGTCAACCcttttacagtcaaccctgttacagtcaaccctattccagtcaaccctgttacagtcaaccctgttacagtcaaccctgttacagttaGCCCtattacagtcaaccctgttacagtcaaccctatTCCAGTCAACCCTTTTACAGTCAACCCTATTCCAGTCAACCCTATTACAGTCAACCCTattccagtcaaccctgttacagtcaaccctatTCCAGTCAGCCCTAATCCAGTCAACCCTattccagtcaaccctgttacagtcaaccctgttacagtcaaccctattacagtcaaccctgttacagtcaaccctatTCCAGTCAACCCTTTTACAGTCAACCCTATTCCAGTCAGCCCTAATCCAGTCAACCCTattccagtcaaccctgttacagtcaaccctgttacagtcaaccctgttacggtcaaccctgttacagtcaactctgttactttatttggcacttaatagacacttactatagtatttattttctttcttttttacctcttgagatgggaaaattGTTTTCTATTAAGTTTTAGGAAATCTATATTTTTTTCAAACGTTCAAAGGGCATTCAATTGCTGGAAGGAACTGTGACAGTACCAAAGAACACAGGGTAAAACCTCACAATTAGATTATCTTTATAAAGGTTTATCATTTGTTTATTAGGCTAACTGTCAATTAAACATTGGGATATAAATAAGTGCACCTAGATATGCTTCCTATCAAAAACAAAGAATGTTCTTCAACTGTAAATAGCTTGCCAATAAAGTTGGATGATTTAATGAGTGTTCAACTTATAAGCATTTGTAATTGCAATCATAAAGCACTAATAACAGTGCAGCTACATAAGGGTTGAGGGGTGGGGGGAGCATGGAGACGGatgagaggaagcgagagagggatgaacagggggatgagagggagtgtgtgtgtgtttggttcaCATATTTCTCCTCTCAGAATCACAGCGACGCACAGGCACAGGCAGCCAATGATCTGCAAACCTGTGTCCAGTCTGAAACTATGGTTTATGAAGCTACACAATTGTTCATGGGATATGTGATGCCCCATACCCGTTACAGATTGGCTAATGGAAAGCCTCGCAAGGAATTTTTCAACTAACCTGGTCTTACCAGAGAATATTCAGAAAGATATTAAGTTCATGTTTTGCACCGAGTGAGGAGTTCCCTCACCATTTTAGCAGCCAGACATCTTGCATTTCCCAACATCTTTGCAAGAAATCGTTGTTTTTAATGCGATGCGGTCGCGGCCATgtgtagttgtaaatgagaacctgttctcaactggcctacctggtgaaataaataaatacttttttaaaaAGTACATCAGCAAATCACACATTGCGACCAAAACAAAGATGCAAGAGGCATTTCTCACTCGATACAAAAAGTGGATTTACTTTCTTTCTGAATATTCTCTGTTTTTTGGAGAACCACTTGAAACTGGGCACGGACATTTCTAAGATAAATTTTTTACTGAATCGAGAACAAAAAAAGTATCTTCCTTATAATATCTCCAAGAACAGGTTAATTGAAAAATTATTTGTGAGGCTTTCCATTATCCAATCTGTAACGGGTAGGGAGCATCACACATCTCGTTAACAATTCTGTAGCTACAGTTTATGGTCTGAacagcctgctgtgtgtgtgtgtgtgtgtgtgtgtgtgtgtgtgtgtgtgtgtgtgtgtgtgtgtgtgtgtgcgtgcgtgcgtgcgtgcgtgcgtgcctgcctgcgtgcgtgcgtgcgtgcgtgcgtgcgtgcgtgcgtgtgtgcgtgtgtgtgtgtgtgtgtgcgtgtgtgtgtgtgcgtgcgagcagTAGCGTCACAGCTATGATTGACTGTCATATAGTAACTGAACTAGGTGAGGAACCTGTTGCCCATAGAGACCAGAAACACATAATTTGTCACTTTGTAGTTTGCTAAGAGAAAATCAATAGAAATTCAcacatgcatt encodes:
- the LOC118379350 gene encoding cytochrome c oxidase subunit 7A-related protein, mitochondrial — protein: MTYYKFSGFSQRLTGSAPATAYSPQGLRSGLPAEPPTMTFATPTKMVSESGAMVEYLGVNKVPYFQRLFQTSDGVPVHLKRGVPDRLLYRTTMALTVGGALYCLVALYIAAQPRKTT